Genomic segment of Apium graveolens cultivar Ventura chromosome 7, ASM990537v1, whole genome shotgun sequence:
cattacctaacacctACATCTAAGAAGGTGAAGATTGGTCCAAAGACTGTGGACTGTATCTTCATCGGATATGGTCCACATAGCACCGCATATCGGTTTCTCGTGTATGATTCTAAGATTCATGACATTCagaagaatatgattatggaatCTAGGAATGCCTCATTTTTTGCGATGACGTTTCCTCGTAATCTAGGAAACGAACCTCCTGCAACGTCTAAACGAGCTCATGAGTCTATAGATGACAATAATGAGAGTGAAGAAAGTGAGGACAAGAATGTGGGGTAGTGAGAAAGAGCAAAAGACAACGTACGGAGAAATTATATAGGTATGATTTTGTGACCTATTTGCTCGAGGAAGGTGACCCCGAAAACCTATAAGGAAGTGGTTACCTCACCCAATGGCCtcatgtggaaagaggccattaAAATTGAAGTGGATTCAATTTTGCAGAATCAGACTTGGGAATTAGTTGATTTTCCAAACAGTTGTAAACCGTTAGGCAACAAGTGGggaagaagttgaaaactgatggtaCTATCGATAAGTACAAGGAaagacttgtaattaaaggatacaagcaacacAAAGGTCTTGATTTGACACATATTCTCCAGTAACGAGAATAACGTCTATAACGATGATGTTTGATATCGCTGCAATGCAAAATTTAGTAGTACATTAAATGGATGTAaaaacagctttcctaaatggagaTATAGATGatgaaatctatatggaacaacctgaagggttCATTGTCCCTGGAAAAGAGAGGAAAGTCTGTAGACTAGTGAAATCACTTTATGGCTTGAAGCAAGCGCCAATGAAATGGCATGAgaaatttgatgaggtcgtgctggccaatggtTTCAAGATCAATAATTGTGAtagctgtgcctattacaaggataacgaaAGCAGTTATGTCAAGCACAACGACAATGGTTATGTCATGATGGCATTATATGTAGACgatctacttattgccggaagcaatgataaagtgatcaaatctacaaAGGACATGTTAAGGGCAAGATTTGACATGAAAGATATGGGACTAGCAAATATGATTCTAGGAATCtaaatttctagaacatcagagggactcacattgaatcaacttcattatgttgacaagatccctgagaagtttcttaaggatgacttcGAGAAAGCTAGAAaacctgtggatatgactttacatgtatccaagaacaaaggtgcAACAATTTCTCagttggaatactcgaggataattgggaGTCTAATGTACCTaatgagttgtacaagaccagacattgcatactcaatcagcaagttgagtaggtttacgagtaatccgggagaTGATCATTGGAACACGATCATAAGGGTACTGAGGTACTTGAgaggaactcgagactatggattGCACTATGGCAGATATTTAGCAGTATTAGAGGGATATACTGACGCGGATATCTAGTAAAAAGGCTCTaaagtctacgagtggctatgtgtttacacTAGCTATTGCGGTAATTTTATGGAAATCCTTAAAGCAAActgtgataactcattccacgatggaagctgagtttgtggcatTAGATAAATGTGCTAAAGAGCTGAATATCTACGCCAATTTTTAGAGGATATTCtaagatggccaaagcctgtgaTTGCAATAGGGATACACTGTGacagtcaatccgctattggtaGAGCATatagcacgatgtataatggaaagtctcgtcatatacgacgacgacatagttccattagacaattgatctcaaccgaaattatcactattgactatataccgtcaaaggataatatcgcggatccgctaaccaaagaattatcaagagaagtggttgagaaataatcgagagggatgggccttaagcctgtTGCTTAACAGCGTCATGGTGGAAACCCAACTAATGCTGACATGAGATTCCAAGAACCCGTATGGTACGAGGTTAAAcctttgagcttttaatgatcttttggtgaatacatggagttcaagactaaacgcatggaattcagttaagtaaacgcgggttactctataagataaagatcacctatgtgggagagaagtggggccacttcaaaggagaattgcgaggcacaattctttagaaactcctgcagaaccaggacgatgttcctgggccaaaatggacatactcatgagaaCTGAACGAGTCAGAAAAGATATAGTGATAAatatatcatcgtttacacaaacggtcgaacagttcaaggacaagcacgtctactgtctaccagtaaagtcagtatgcttattcgagcgaaggttcaaggagcattctctacctattaTATGCTATATCTGATTGAAGAAACTATTACCAAGTCAAATTCCGTGTCTGTCTATCTGGTGTGTGCTACCGAAACACCAATCTCATCCATGTGGAGGATTGTTGGAAAATGTGGGTTGTAGTCCCACATTGTCAAGTCAATTTGAGCCATAATTTGAGTGGACGAATTTTGCATGCGTGCAAGTGACACTTGGAATGTCTTCTCCTCCGAGAGAGGTTTCCGAGGCACTTTGAATAACTCAAAATGAATAAGAGATGGATGAGATATGATCATTCAAAGTTAGGCTCTTAGTAGTGGAAATTTTTGGAAGAAAAGAAAGCCCTACGTTGATTTTGCAAAGGAGCATATATAGTTTTATATAGCAAAACACTTATGTAGTGTTCAAATGTGTTACTTATGTATTCCTCCAACACTTACGTGCACGCGCAGGGGGGTGCAAATCTTGGGTTTTCGAGGGACAATCCGAGGCTTGCGAAGCCTTCGAGCTTGCCCGCGTGTGCGATgtgcggacacgaatgtagcagaaaattggcCCGAATAATTACGGACTAGTTTTGCTAAATTTAATTTCCACTGAGCTTGGGATTTTTAAGAGTTTAATTCGTTTTGACTACggattattttaattgatttgaCGTAATAATAATCAGATTCAATTACAGATTTGATTTATTAACCGACTGATTAATTAACGCGTTTTAATTAATTACGCGTAGAGTAGCCCACACGTTTCCGTCGAGCCTATATATTATCGTATAAGGCTTAGGGTTACTCATTGGTTCGAAATCCAACACACAGCTGCCTCCTAAACACAAACCCTACCCTCTCTCTGTTCCGGTGATGATTTTTTCCTCCGTTCTAGTTTGCCGAAGGTGTTGTTCGCGTAACATCGCCGTTTTCTCGTTTTATCATGGGAGGCTAACGACTCGCACATATCGTGGGGGTCgtaatagctttaaggagacagttatACGACTGTACTCGAGAACTTCTCCTTCAAATCATTTTTGTTGATTTCTTTTATTCGCACacatatatattatatgtattaatTGCAGATTGTAGTAACAGTCGGCCCTTAACCTAAGTCGAGTAAGAGTTTCACCGCTGTACCAATCATACCACTGTACCAACCATTTGTTGACACTTCAAGATAAATTTAGCGTGCTCATTTTTTCGAGACTTCCCTTGATATAAAATTTTTTAGTTACTTTGAAGACATTAGACAATCATCTGTGAGTTCTACAAGATCATAGCTAACAACTTAAATTTTATGCAACATTGACATCCATTTAAAAATGCAGCAGAAAAGTCTTAGTACACAAGAAACCTAAAAGAAGCACAGCTTAGGTGAGTCTAACAACAGAGAATGATGAAAATCACACTTCACTTCTACTTTGCCAATGTTGAAACATGAGATCCTTAGGACCATATCTCCGAGGCACAGTTAACAGCGTCGTTCATGATGCTATTGTCGACAGTCCCATTGTAGTGTTCCACATTATCATGCTCCAGAGTTGAGGTGTGGCCTGATCCTGATATTCCATGATACGATGGATTGTCTCCGCGAACTGTGATAGTTGGTGAGACATTGCCTACCCTGTCCATGTTATGCGTTCCAAATGATTGTGGCGTGTTCAGATGATTCTGAAGTAAGTTGCTTATGCTGGAGGTTAGGGAGCCTCGCGTAACCATATCTTCAGCCAGTTTCACCTATTCATGTATACCATAGCAATTACAGTTTACAAACTCTGATTCAGAAAATTACATGAGATAAGTAGAATCTTTCTGGTaaatttcataaataattttaaGTTTTTGAATCAATCATTGGTTATAGATTAACATTTTAAGATGTTCGGTACCTTGGCTCTTAAAGCTTCCACATCTGACTTCAGAACTCGATTATTCATATTTGCATCTTTAAACTGTTGATTAGCATTTGTCAGATTCTTAAACAAAGTTGAGTATTCTCCGCGAAGCTGCTCAACCTGTGGAAAGCCATATATCAGTTTTCAACTGAGAACTAATTTGAAAGAAATCTCGTGCATCACTAAATGCAGAATAAACACGACGACATATCCAATTTCCTGCAGACGATTGACTATGCTATGATATCATTTATTTGCAGGGGCGTAAACAGCAGTCTACTCATGTACGAAAGGGGGGATATAGATTAACATCTACTAAAACAATACACCTGTTGCTCAAGATCTGCCAAATGTGCTTGCTTTCTTCTTCTGGATCGCCTAGCAGACTCTCTGTTGGAGACCATCCTAAATAAATTGAAGACCATGACAGGGATCTCAGCAAGCTCACATCTATCAAGCAATctcatttttttttaattttgcaCACATTTTACCTTTTAATACGTTTCACATCAACCTGGTCACTCTGCTCACACGGACCAGCTTCTGTATCGATATCATCATCATCAGATAGGTCATGCGACGAACCACTAGTGACCCCCACCCCTTGGTTATCACAACTTTTGGGCAGATAGTTAGCAGCTGAAGTTGGACTCCCAGCTGCAATAAAGATAGCATCTGTCATTAAATCTAGCATTTTTGGAGTTCATATACACAGTAGTGATCAATAAAATGTTCCGTAAATGTAACACTCTCATCTCATACACAAGAGCAACATACCACATATTGATGATTGTGAATCCATTGTGGCTGTCACACAAGAGTGTTTGGGAGTACTGTAACTCTGACACCAGAGCGGAGCTCCTGTTACTTCAGCACAACTCGAAAAACCATTCATAATCTCCTGGCACATCAAATTAAACACTTACATGAAGGTTTATAGAAACCATAGTATATAATGCTCTAAAAGTAAACATAGTATATAAGCATTGTCAAGGAACCAGTTACTCTAAAACCTCGAGGTGTTAGAGAATGACTCtttccaggatcttatattattctaacaaacatcaactatttttaaaaaaaaaagcgTGTACTCATAAATAAGACTGACATGCGCGAGGTGTTAGGAGAACTGGTAACTTAACCATAACTACTAATTACATAGCGCGGGCACACTTACCTGATTAGGGAACGGAAAGGAGGTAAGATCAGAGAGTTCATCAACACGAAAAAGGCCACCAGCATTTGAACTATCAGCAAAAAAATCACGACTCATCCTACGATGAAACTTAACATCCTCATGATCACCATCAACCACACCCTCATCAACAACACTTTCCCGAAAAATATCTTCGAAATCCAGCTCAGACGAAATCTTATTCATCTTACTTATCTTATTGCCTAGTAGTACACTTGGTTTTTTATCCATGCCTGCAGCAAATGAACTGTGATCAAGTATATAAAAAAGAATGCAAGTTTCTTAACAAGCAAGCTAAGGCTAATGTAACAAAGTTAAATGACATTGACATACATTGTATTGAAATCAGTATAGTGGTGTAGTGAATCAGCACCAGCACAAGGTAAGTTAAAGTGCTTGTCTTTTTACTACTTCTCAGTCCCGGCCAATTGTTATCGTTTATGGGAGAACGTTTATGGGAGAATGTTGGATacgtattttaagatgaatagaaaatatagttctataattttttttaaaaaattttccttttctgaataaagttagaatgtttaaacttttaatcggaaaatgaaattttttaaaaaagttactTTCTATTTATCTTAAAATACGTATCGGACAATTTCTTAGAAgtgataacaattgggagggacaAAAGAGTACTATTTGGTAGTGAGTGTCTTGTGCTTTCttttttctttatttattttttacaATTGTCAGAACATTGTAATGTTAATGGAGGGTGATTGTCTTTTTTTCCCCAGATTGAGATTATAATATTCAAATGACGGTGTACAAACTTTTATAATATAATGATCGGACGATCACGTGTTAGAGTTAAACTAATGAACTTGAGTGAAGCTATTAGCATGTGTAGCTCGAAATCGGCTCAAGATTGACTCGAAGACGACTCACTAAAATTCTTAAAAAACTTTCATATATTCTAATTTTTCACAATAATTCTTGTACTTTAAACTTAAAACTACATTATATATTTAATACTTAAACACTTTGggataataaataaaatttggaATTGGTTCGAGTCCAAATCGATAACTAGTTAGATTCGATGGTTTAAATCTTTTTCTCTTCTAATGAGTAACATTAGATGAGAGCTCGTGTGCGACTAGACTTGTTTTCAACTCAATTCGTTAATAAGTTTGAGTTCGAgtttgtaaatattttttttttataattaggCAAGTTTTATAAAAGCAATTTAAAATAGCCTtcaatattattaaaataaaataatatgagAGTTGAGCAGAGGGTTGTGTGGTTCAACCAGACTCAGTTTACACTCCCAGGAAAGATTAAAATAATGGATAATATCACGTTAAATTTTGAtccaaattttatattttatttttgataaCATTACAATTAAAAAAAATACTAGAAACAAAAAGAATTACTTTTTAATTTATTTACACATGTAAGTTACTCCTTCCGTTCTAATTTATCTGTTCTTATTTGAATTTCGAAGGTCAAATTAACTCAAATTTGACCGTAAATAAAAACTCAttctttcattattttgaaaaattaaaaaaatatgtattaaagtatattaaatatattttttaaaatattttcaataaTGTACTGTGGAAAATTTTGGGTCACAACTCAGAAGTAATCTAGGACAGATAAATTGCGTGGAGTAAATACTACGTTTCGGGTCGGATAAAATGAAGCGGGTCAGAAGTAGAAATGTAATAAAGCTGTTCTGTTTCAGTTATTACACTCATCAGTCTTCACCAAAGCACCTcaacatttttttttaaaaattctttCAATTTGATGAGCTAATATTAATATTAGCTTCAAGAAAAGCCATTAACAACTCAAACTTAAAGGTAAGATCTTTTCAACTTTCCATTTTCAAAGATTCTTTCAATTTCAGTTGTTGTTCATTCTTTAAATTTAGCTTGCAAGAATGTAAATTTTGACAAGAATTGCTGTTATTTTAGTTGTAGCCTAGTTATCTTGCCTTAAAGTTCGGGTCTTTAAGGAAACAGTCTCTTTGATTTTTCGATAATGCTAAGGTCTGCGTACATTTTACCCTCGTTTAAGTAATGCATAGTGGTTATTTTGATCTCATTTTAACCCTAATCTCCCACATTGTTATAGATTTACTTTTTGGACCAGGTTTAGCAAAAAAAGATTGTAATAAATGGATAATGATAATGAATTTCGTGGTAGTGGTAGCAATGGACACGAGAATTATGAGTGTTCGAGTGAAAGAGAGAGTGTTGGTTATGATTGTGATAATGTGAAGCCGTATGTTGGTAAGGAATTTGAATCTGAAGAAGTTGCAAAGACATTTTATGAGGCGTATGCTAAGCGTGTGGGTTTTGGTATTCGTGTTGGTCAGTATAGTCGTTGTAAGCCTGATGGGGATATTATTAGTTGGGAGTTTTCGTGTTCACGAGAGGTTTTTAGGAGGAAGAATGTGGAGAGTTGTAATGCTGTGATGAGAGTAGTGAGGAGAGATTTGGATTGTTGGGTTGTGACGAAATTTGTGGACAAGCATGATCATTCTAATGTGAGTTCTAGTAAGGTTCATTCTCTTCGACCGCGTCGACATTTTGCTGGTGCTAAAAAGCATGTTGCTGAAACTTTTGATGCTTCGAGTGATATGTTAATCTCTATGGATGGAAATCTTGTATCTTGTGGTCCTAATCATGGGGCTTCAACTAAATGCGGTGTAGAAATACGACCTAGATATGTTGGTCCAATGAATGTTGTTCAATCTTATAGCGGGAGGAGGAATTTAGGAAGAGATTCTCAGAATCTTCTCAATTATTTTAGAAAGAAGCAGGCTGAGAACCCTGGATTCTTCTATGCCATACAACTCGATGATGAGAATCACTTAACAAATGTCTTTTGGGCTGATGCAAGATCGAGGAATGCATATAGTCACTTTGGGGATGCAGTTATATTTGATACCATGTATAGACCTAATCAGTATCTGGTTCCGTGCACTCCCTTCACTGGTGTAAATCACCATGGTCAAGCTGTTCTTTTTGGCTGTGCATTGCTCATGGATGAATCAGAGTCATCTTTTACATGGTTATTTGAAACATGGCTCTCTGCAATGAATAACTGTCCTCCGGTTACCATAACTACTGACCAAGATAGAGCAATTCAGGCTGCAGTTAATCACGTATTTCCAAGAAGTCGTCATTGTATTTGCAAGTGGCACATTTTGCGAGAAGGCCAGGAGAGGTTATCTAATATCTTTCTCGCCCATCCTTCCTTTTACGGAGAGCTTTATAGTTGTATCAACTTTTCAGAGACAATTGAGGATTTTGAATCATCATGGTGCTCTCTCATTGATAAATTTGGTCTTCAAAAGCTTGAGTGGCTTCAAGCTGTGTATAATGCTCGCAGTCAGTGGGCTCCAGTTTATTTTCGGGGTACATTTTTTGCTATGCTTTCACCAGATCAGGGGTTACATTCCTTCTTTAGTGGATATGTGAATCAGCACACCACCATATCCTCATTCTTTACGCAGTATGAAAAGGCTTTGGAAAATACGCTTGAAAGAGAGACGCTTGCAGATTTTGATACTGTTTGCTCCACACCAGACCTGAAAACTCCATCACCAATGGAACAGCAGGCAGCAAATATTTACAGCAAAATGGTTTTCTCGAAATTCCAGGAGGAACTAGTTGAAACTTTTATATATACTGCAAATAAGGTTGAGGATGATGGAGTCATCAGTAAATTTAGAGTTGCAAAATATGAACATGACCACAAAGCATACACAGTCACATGGAATGTTTCAGAGATGAATGCAAAATGCAGTTGCCAGATGTTTGAGTACTCCGGTATTCTATGTAGGCACATATTGACCGTCTTCACTGTGACAAATGTTCTCACACTTCCATCCCATTATGTACTCAAGAGATGGACCAAAAATGCCAGAGTTGATAATTGGTCAGATAAAGACGATATAGATACAAAAGGTATGGAATCTTTGACCATGCGTTTCAACAGTCTATGCCAAGAGGCCATTAAAGTTGCAGAGAAAGGAGCAATTGCTAAGGAAACTTATAACACTGTTTTGAAAGTTCTTAAAGAGGCTTCTAAGGAAGTTGCTGTTATGAAGAAAAGAATAGCTAAAGATTCACCTTTAAACTCTGGAAGAATAGTTAATAACCAGAAAGATAATACTAAGACTCCTATATTGGCTTCTGACTTTGATGCAAATGATATATTGCGGCC
This window contains:
- the LOC141675265 gene encoding basic leucine zipper 9-like; its protein translation is MDKKPSVLLGNKISKMNKISSELDFEDIFRESVVDEGVVDGDHEDVKFHRRMSRDFFADSSNAGGLFRVDELSDLTSFPFPNQEIMNGFSSCAEVTGAPLWCQSYSTPKHSCVTATMDSQSSICAGSPTSAANYLPKSCDNQGVGVTSGSSHDLSDDDDIDTEAGPCEQSDQVDVKRIKRMVSNRESARRSRRRKQAHLADLEQQVEQLRGEYSTLFKNLTNANQQFKDANMNNRVLKSDVEALRAKVKLAEDMVTRGSLTSSISNLLQNHLNTPQSFGTHNMDRVGNVSPTITVRGDNPSYHGISGSGHTSTLEHDNVEHYNGTVDNSIMNDAVNCASEIWS
- the LOC141672537 gene encoding protein FAR1-RELATED SEQUENCE 3-like, yielding MDNDNEFRGSGSNGHENYECSSERESVGYDCDNVKPYVGKEFESEEVAKTFYEAYAKRVGFGIRVGQYSRCKPDGDIISWEFSCSREVFRRKNVESCNAVMRVVRRDLDCWVVTKFVDKHDHSNVSSSKVHSLRPRRHFAGAKKHVAETFDASSDMLISMDGNLVSCGPNHGASTKCGVEIRPRYVGPMNVVQSYSGRRNLGRDSQNLLNYFRKKQAENPGFFYAIQLDDENHLTNVFWADARSRNAYSHFGDAVIFDTMYRPNQYLVPCTPFTGVNHHGQAVLFGCALLMDESESSFTWLFETWLSAMNNCPPVTITTDQDRAIQAAVNHVFPRSRHCICKWHILREGQERLSNIFLAHPSFYGELYSCINFSETIEDFESSWCSLIDKFGLQKLEWLQAVYNARSQWAPVYFRGTFFAMLSPDQGLHSFFSGYVNQHTTISSFFTQYEKALENTLERETLADFDTVCSTPDLKTPSPMEQQAANIYSKMVFSKFQEELVETFIYTANKVEDDGVISKFRVAKYEHDHKAYTVTWNVSEMNAKCSCQMFEYSGILCRHILTVFTVTNVLTLPSHYVLKRWTKNARVDNWSDKDDIDTKGMESLTMRFNSLCQEAIKVAEKGAIAKETYNTVLKVLKEASKEVAVMKKRIAKDSPLNSGRIVNNQKDNTKTPILASDFDANDILRPSQNATPTCYSLNHSSVPFANLSHQGVAPMCINCESGTPGTPGVLTFFKSMTWFLEAKDPRGLDKIAAINLKLQDYGNPMTESEVQFRLTRVSLEPMLKSLTYISQQLSTPANRVAVINLKLQDTKTTKGETEVKFQVTRDTLSSMLRSMVYMREQL